The following are encoded in a window of Narcine bancroftii isolate sNarBan1 chromosome 2, sNarBan1.hap1, whole genome shotgun sequence genomic DNA:
- the slirp gene encoding SRA stem-loop-interacting RNA-binding protein, mitochondrial, which produces MEPRWGTCHGPNSGRGSDTYFAVLVGSGKVENCGEVGRGAAPPAEGGRAAAWVGGRRSEVNLRGPAMAATLASSRKLFEVFVARVPWTLSSKEIKEYFGQFGSVKKCLLPFDKEIGFHKGFCWVGFTTEEGLQNVLQKEVHIIEDSKLQVQRNRKLFQGQRANRITESAS; this is translated from the exons ATGGAACCCCGTTGGGGCACGTGTCATGGACCGAATTCAGGGAGAGGAAGTGACACCTACTTTGCGGTCCTTGTCGGCTCTGGAAAAGTCGAGAACTGTGGAGAAGTCGGGCGCGGGGCTGCGCCTCCG gCCGAGGGCGGGCGGGCGGCTGCGTGGGTCGGAGGTCGGAGGTCAGAGGTCAATCTCAGAGGGCCGGCAATGGCGGCGACACTGGCTTCTTCTCGAAAGCTGTTCGAAGTGTTCGTCGCTCGTGTTCCCTGGACTCTGTCGAGCA AAGAAATCAAGGAATATTTTGGACAGTTTGGATCAGTTAAGAAATGTCTTCTGCCATTT GACAAGGAGATTGGATTTCACAAAGGGTTCTGTTGGGTCGGCTTCACTACAGAAGAAGGGCTTCAAAATGTGTTGCAGAAGGAAGTGCATATCATTGAAGACTCAAAG CTTCAAGTTCAGAGAAACCGAAAATTATTCCAAGGACAAAGAGCAAAcagaatcacagaatcagcaagttga